The following are from one region of the Halarcobacter sp. genome:
- a CDS encoding sulfotransferase codes for MSKIKFITDLKNSQNGIKIPEALGLASKLDKLETITDLKKRLCINDPVVRVFIFTQLDNFSNVDFENRILNIALKLAKHSEVLRTILIQRFSRELKFDLLNKIYELEEKDLNSVSEFNKQLINAELNLDYNKMVDIYQNLFIYTGNMKYFQFALDIAADNLSGDLYFNLLIKKLFMAEGNEFSVVFINILRALEREGKFDLIYDISLITQELEEAKILRGYNIALNIFAQKNYQKCIDFMTTTMLIKATENSNMIFLNLATKCFEKLKDYKKAIKYYKKQNLLQINSEYSLSKYISWVDKLASFEPNEKIEDEGHDNYFIMTGFPRSGTTLLENALASHHAITTCEETSSFITASNISFKSHAIIDPFYKNIDSIIKDTQKLYYKNLNRYIKNKNCTCIIDKTPIMSSNIRYLEKVFPNKKYIFSIRHPYDVVISNYKQIYKPNMAMAAFNDFYDSCVFYNKVMTDWFNVFPEETSRVHYIYYDDLVLNFQNEMEKVLNFLKLEWTDEVLNFVEHSKKRPVKTPSYENVRKGLSLGVQSSWKNYEFLFDKKCRALLDPWVEKFGYNKI; via the coding sequence TTGTCAAAAATAAAATTCATTACTGATCTAAAAAATAGTCAAAATGGTATTAAAATACCTGAAGCCTTGGGATTAGCCTCTAAATTAGATAAATTAGAAACTATAACTGATTTAAAAAAAAGACTTTGTATTAATGACCCTGTAGTAAGGGTTTTTATTTTTACTCAATTAGATAACTTTTCAAATGTAGATTTTGAAAATAGAATTTTAAATATAGCTTTAAAGTTAGCTAAACATAGTGAAGTACTTCGTACAATTTTGATTCAAAGGTTTTCAAGAGAATTAAAATTTGATTTATTAAATAAGATTTATGAATTAGAGGAAAAAGATTTAAATTCTGTATCAGAATTTAATAAACAACTTATTAATGCTGAATTAAATCTTGACTATAATAAAATGGTTGATATTTATCAAAACCTTTTTATTTATACAGGAAATATGAAGTATTTTCAATTTGCACTTGATATTGCAGCAGATAATTTAAGTGGGGATTTATACTTTAATTTACTTATTAAAAAACTTTTTATGGCAGAGGGAAATGAATTTTCTGTAGTATTTATTAATATTTTAAGAGCTTTAGAAAGGGAAGGTAAATTTGATTTAATTTATGATATTTCACTTATTACACAAGAGCTAGAAGAAGCAAAAATTTTAAGAGGTTACAATATTGCACTTAATATTTTTGCACAAAAAAATTATCAAAAATGTATTGATTTTATGACAACAACAATGTTAATCAAAGCAACAGAGAATAGCAATATGATTTTTCTTAATTTAGCTACTAAATGTTTTGAAAAATTAAAAGATTATAAAAAAGCTATAAAATATTATAAAAAACAGAATCTTTTACAAATTAATTCTGAATATAGCCTGTCAAAATACATATCTTGGGTAGACAAACTTGCTAGTTTTGAACCAAATGAAAAAATAGAGGATGAAGGACATGATAATTACTTTATTATGACAGGATTTCCCAGATCAGGAACTACCCTTTTAGAAAATGCATTAGCATCTCATCATGCCATAACTACTTGTGAAGAAACTTCATCTTTTATTACGGCATCAAATATATCTTTTAAATCACATGCTATTATTGATCCTTTTTATAAAAATATTGATTCAATAATTAAAGATACTCAAAAACTTTATTATAAAAATTTAAATAGATATATCAAAAATAAAAATTGTACTTGTATTATAGATAAAACACCAATTATGAGTTCAAATATAAGATATTTAGAAAAAGTATTTCCCAATAAAAAATATATTTTTTCAATTAGACATCCTTATGACGTTGTTATAAGTAATTATAAGCAAATTTATAAACCAAATATGGCTATGGCAGCTTTTAATGATTTTTATGATTCATGTGTTTTTTATAATAAAGTAATGACTGATTGGTTTAATGTTTTTCCTGAAGAAACGTCAAGAGTTCATTATATATATTATGATGATTTAGTTTTAAATTTTCAAAATGAGATGGAAAAAGTTTTAAATTTTTTAAAATTAGAATGGACCGATGAAGTATTAAATTTTGTTGAACATTCAAAAAAACGACCTGTTAAAACTCCAAGTTACGAAAATGTAAGAAAAGGTTTATCCCTAGGAGTTCAAAGTTCATGGAAAAACTATGAGTTTTTATTTGATAAAAAATGTAGAGCACTATTAGATCCATGGGTTGAAAAATTTGGATATAACAAAATATAG
- a CDS encoding type I secretion system permease/ATPase, whose amino-acid sequence MASPKNILNEKEKTNEIKNAIFESKKTIIIAGVFSFFINLLMLVPPLYMLQLYDRVITSRSEETLIMLTSLVIVLFITLALLEIVRSKLLIKVGNKLDSLLSQRIFDTLFELANKAPGKASSMPLSDLTQIRQFMSGNGLFAFFDAPWIPIYIGVLFIFHTYFGVFAIFAAIVLLCFTIVNEYSTKEKLSEANSLNREATMYVDANLRNAEVVNAMGMRNAIRKNWQEKYFGFLSAQDEASNKAGVWSNTSKITRMMFQSMILGLGGYLAIQLELSAGMMIAGSILLGRALAPLDLLINTWKGFSSTRTSYQRLNELLEDFPKEKEYMELPAPKGELFLEQVALMPPGSKIPSIAGITMKIDKGDVLGIIGPSAAGKSSLARAILGLWPLLQGKVRLDGADIHQWDKERLGKYIGYLPQDIELFEGTIAQNIARFNEVDSAKVVEAAMKAGVHELILKLPEGYDTKIGAGGVSLSGGQRQRIGFARALYDNPVLVVLDEPNSNLDEQGEQSLLDAINSLKENETTVIIITHRPAILQVTNKIALMKNGTLETMGDTKEILAKVFGQKPKIEQKPKNNLQQKISISKPGS is encoded by the coding sequence ATGGCATCGCCAAAAAATATTTTAAATGAAAAAGAAAAAACAAACGAGATTAAAAACGCAATTTTTGAGTCAAAAAAGACTATCATAATTGCAGGTGTTTTTAGTTTTTTTATTAACTTACTTATGTTAGTTCCACCTTTATATATGTTGCAATTATATGATAGAGTTATTACAAGTAGAAGTGAAGAAACCTTGATAATGCTTACCTCTTTAGTGATAGTATTATTTATAACTTTAGCACTTTTAGAGATAGTTAGGTCAAAATTATTAATAAAAGTAGGAAATAAACTTGATAGTTTATTAAGTCAAAGGATATTTGATACTCTATTTGAACTTGCAAATAAAGCACCTGGAAAAGCTAGTTCTATGCCCTTGTCTGATTTAACACAAATCAGACAGTTTATGAGTGGAAATGGTCTATTTGCGTTTTTTGATGCTCCATGGATACCAATCTATATTGGTGTACTTTTTATATTTCATACATATTTTGGTGTTTTTGCAATATTTGCAGCTATTGTTTTATTATGTTTTACTATTGTAAATGAATACTCAACAAAAGAGAAGCTATCAGAAGCAAACTCTTTAAACAGAGAAGCAACTATGTATGTAGATGCAAATCTAAGAAATGCCGAAGTAGTAAATGCTATGGGTATGAGAAATGCTATTAGAAAAAACTGGCAAGAAAAATACTTTGGGTTTTTAAGTGCTCAAGATGAAGCTAGTAATAAAGCTGGAGTTTGGTCAAACACTTCAAAAATTACAAGAATGATGTTTCAATCTATGATTTTAGGTTTAGGTGGCTATTTAGCTATTCAACTTGAATTAAGTGCTGGTATGATGATTGCAGGTTCTATTCTTTTAGGTAGAGCCTTAGCTCCTCTTGATTTATTAATCAATACTTGGAAAGGTTTTAGTAGTACTAGAACTTCTTATCAAAGATTAAACGAATTATTAGAAGACTTCCCAAAAGAAAAAGAGTATATGGAACTTCCTGCACCAAAAGGAGAACTATTTTTAGAGCAAGTTGCTTTAATGCCTCCCGGATCAAAAATTCCATCTATTGCTGGTATTACTATGAAAATAGATAAAGGGGATGTATTAGGTATAATAGGACCAAGTGCAGCAGGAAAATCATCTTTAGCAAGGGCAATATTAGGTTTATGGCCACTACTTCAAGGAAAAGTTAGACTTGATGGTGCAGATATTCATCAATGGGATAAAGAAAGACTTGGAAAATATATAGGATATCTTCCTCAAGATATTGAACTATTTGAAGGAACTATTGCACAAAATATTGCAAGATTTAATGAAGTAGATTCAGCAAAAGTTGTAGAAGCTGCTATGAAAGCAGGAGTTCATGAATTGATTTTAAAACTTCCTGAAGGTTATGATACAAAAATAGGAGCTGGTGGAGTATCTTTATCAGGTGGACAAAGACAAAGAATAGGTTTCGCTAGAGCATTATACGATAACCCTGTTTTAGTAGTACTTGATGAACCAAACTCAAATCTAGATGAGCAAGGGGAACAATCTCTTCTTGATGCAATAAATTCATTAAAAGAAAATGAAACAACAGTAATCATAATAACACATAGACCAGCTATTCTACAAGTTACAAATAAAATAGCATTGATGAAAAATGGAACTTTAGAAACTATGGGTGATACAAAAGAGATTTTAGCAAAAGTATTTGGACAAAAACCAAAAATAGAACAAAAACCAAAAAACAATTTACAACAAAAAATTTCAATTAGTAAGCCAGGGAGTTAA
- a CDS encoding trypsin-like serine protease gives MTTYLDDYTNYIYQTDYADFYNAVVRVSNSESYGTGALLYDGKSILTAAHIFEDANTDNITVYFDTKFGTQAYGATITVYEDYDTINSNGDLAILTLDENPSSFYERYDIYRDSFEIGKDFTMVGYGAYGSGSTGELYYETDILKLKTTNTFDTFFSIIGNDSSTNIAWDPLPYTILAADFDSNSSLTDAIGYILNINSIATNLTEGMIASGDSGGPAFIDNLIAGVASYSASISSYSYNTDINNYVDSSFGELGGWQRVSSYAEWIDKTIRAGYEDAPNSKEEVQKAIYEGDSGEINYTYFLLEYTEDRSDVLGNITLSYTTRDGSATAGEDYIFSSGIITLYSDESSVIIPVEIIGDDNTYEGNETFYLDVTSPSFGSFGEGVDTLTASRTILNDDFFIA, from the coding sequence ATGACTACTTACTTAGATGACTATACAAATTACATATACCAAACAGATTATGCAGATTTTTACAATGCTGTTGTAAGAGTATCAAACTCTGAAAGCTATGGAACAGGCGCATTGCTATATGATGGTAAATCAATCTTAACAGCAGCACATATTTTTGAAGATGCAAATACTGACAATATTACAGTTTATTTTGATACTAAGTTTGGTACACAAGCATATGGTGCAACTATTACTGTATATGAGGATTATGATACTATAAATTCAAATGGTGATTTAGCAATATTAACTTTAGATGAAAATCCATCCTCATTTTATGAAAGATATGACATCTATAGAGATTCTTTTGAAATAGGAAAAGATTTTACTATGGTGGGTTATGGTGCCTATGGTTCAGGAAGTACTGGTGAGTTATATTATGAAACAGATATTCTTAAACTAAAAACCACAAACACCTTTGATACTTTTTTTTCTATAATTGGCAATGATTCTAGCACAAATATAGCTTGGGACCCTTTACCTTATACTATTTTAGCAGCAGATTTTGATAGCAACAGTAGTCTAACCGATGCAATAGGATATATATTAAATATAAATAGTATTGCTACAAATTTAACAGAAGGTATGATTGCTAGTGGTGATAGTGGTGGACCAGCTTTTATAGATAATCTTATAGCAGGAGTAGCCTCTTATTCTGCTTCAATCTCTTCTTATTCATACAATACTGATATAAATAATTATGTTGATTCTAGTTTTGGAGAACTAGGAGGGTGGCAAAGAGTAAGTTCCTATGCAGAATGGATTGATAAAACAATACGAGCTGGATATGAAGATGCACCAAATTCAAAAGAGGAAGTGCAAAAAGCTATATATGAAGGGGATTCTGGCGAGATAAATTACACATACTTCTTACTAGAATATACAGAAGATAGAAGTGATGTTTTAGGTAATATTACTCTAAGCTATACCACAAGAGATGGCTCTGCAACTGCAGGGGAAGATTATATCTTTAGCTCAGGTATTATTACTTTATATAGTGATGAATCTTCTGTAATTATACCAGTGGAGATAATTGGTGATGATAATACCTACGAAGGTAATGAAACATTTTACCTAGATGTTACAAGCCCTTCTTTTGGAAGTTTTGGTGAGGGAGTAGATACTTTAACAGCTTCAAGAACAATTCTCAATGATGATTTCTTTATCGCATAA
- a CDS encoding DUF4214 domain-containing protein, which produces MTNEMKHVAIYEAFSGDNTPTAEEIYEYYQLGNTQVALVNMIEDSAYGTAFFADTTITSLSDKLEILYNQILGRDSDAEGKAYWLGLLEDGSETLTSIASSFLDGAVASGEFVEADYEDLAADLAAYEPDTTPVEEEGQTYELTSGTDKGADFTGTDDKDTFDASIVQNAFSGGVSNSLSSADKLDGGAGTDTLNAELVAEFVGSTSDYQIDVQPQTKDIEIVTFEARDSGSNDTETIVTSDANGNLTFSEVNANSLITVDAKYMTGLDKIGSLNSDGDLIIENLTTLDDNGNARNTEELTITMDHTDNFNSDRDASDLTVYFDEDYLLTGETTQGASLTIRLLNAVQNEAGNNPVEGFSEITFNVGDTEVAVDITSVSTDTTQDFTTAYSAIVSLINAKLDELGFDDVRASAPNLEDAVFSIPVAGFTTGDDAGDYYPIIVKNSGSEALTGVDIATSALQYDTDLNNSFSTVAPETSNDPVTVNVELNKVGREGEGGDLIIGGKELDSNTPDTTEGNGIDTFNITVLGNESKLSNLGTIDSTNGALRTVNIASEARTDSYASLTIRDAFGGTLDTLNANNFKGDLLIGTDAPASINSAAHNIDTFTATGGGDVTLNEVISADGAGAGSFESLDNNAYSVTTAGGSDTINVDANSGAQLTVSTGANDDTIAVSIDGQDDSGSTLTKAFITSTSGDNKVEVTSSDSAHEADITLGSGADTVTGNTVNITVSTGAGNDTIYTSNTAQKAVIVNAAADNTITGATTIAGNTGATPDQSELLYGRSVVVTLATAGVTANDFTQGYESISVDIEASNGYLTTTADLHNAIAEAINTDPVLSELAEATVDSNGTLVVSYKIDGAIDVVAAPAIEYTISGDWADLDPNEQNGILSQLEVDYSDSDLVFEIADGANSLEAAYATANITTAQAIDDNGNGQNGLASASGDNNVVNAGLGDDVIVLSSDDNATDTIEIDANGFGNDVVVHFEVGANGDVIDFAHLDNVTSASGSSVSEIDVAGTVVAATAITANSVVAVALTDLTDNDAGATAAMTFDSLSNSGVLAEINAGADFGVSGTPADFVGNLVNSVFMVEDDTNDGYYKVFEVVYNTDTTKFTEATLVGTLDFEASVTLTDDNIA; this is translated from the coding sequence ATGACAAACGAAATGAAGCATGTTGCGATTTATGAAGCATTTTCAGGTGACAATACACCTACTGCTGAAGAGATTTATGAGTATTACCAATTAGGGAACACTCAGGTAGCTCTTGTAAACATGATCGAAGACAGTGCGTATGGTACAGCATTTTTTGCTGACACGACTATCACTTCATTAAGTGATAAACTAGAAATTCTTTATAACCAAATTTTAGGTAGAGATTCTGATGCAGAAGGAAAAGCATATTGGTTAGGTTTACTTGAAGATGGTTCAGAAACTTTAACTTCAATTGCTTCAAGCTTCCTTGATGGTGCAGTAGCTAGTGGTGAGTTTGTTGAAGCTGATTATGAAGATTTAGCTGCTGATTTAGCTGCGTATGAGCCAGATACTACACCAGTAGAAGAAGAAGGTCAAACTTACGAATTAACTTCAGGTACTGATAAAGGTGCTGATTTTACAGGTACAGATGACAAAGATACATTTGATGCTTCAATTGTACAAAATGCATTTTCAGGTGGAGTTTCTAACTCATTATCATCTGCAGATAAATTAGACGGTGGAGCTGGAACTGATACACTTAATGCTGAATTAGTAGCAGAATTCGTTGGTTCTACATCTGATTACCAAATTGATGTTCAACCACAAACAAAAGACATCGAAATTGTAACTTTTGAAGCTAGAGATTCAGGTTCTAACGATACTGAAACAATTGTTACTAGTGATGCTAATGGTAACCTTACGTTCTCAGAAGTTAATGCTAATTCATTAATTACAGTAGATGCTAAATATATGACTGGTCTTGATAAAATTGGTTCATTAAATTCAGATGGTGATTTAATCATTGAAAATTTAACTACATTAGATGACAATGGAAATGCAAGAAATACTGAAGAATTAACTATCACTATGGATCATACTGATAACTTCAATTCTGATAGAGATGCTTCTGATTTAACAGTATATTTTGATGAAGATTATCTATTAACAGGTGAAACTACTCAAGGTGCATCTTTAACAATCAGATTATTAAATGCAGTACAAAATGAAGCTGGTAATAACCCAGTAGAAGGTTTCTCTGAAATCACATTTAATGTTGGTGATACTGAAGTTGCTGTTGATATTACAAGTGTATCAACAGATACAACTCAAGACTTTACAACTGCATACTCTGCAATTGTTAGTTTAATCAATGCTAAATTAGATGAATTAGGTTTTGATGATGTAAGAGCTTCTGCTCCTAATTTAGAAGATGCAGTATTCTCTATTCCTGTAGCTGGATTTACAACTGGTGATGATGCTGGTGATTACTATCCAATTATTGTTAAGAACTCAGGTTCTGAAGCACTAACTGGTGTTGATATTGCTACTTCTGCATTACAATATGATACTGACTTAAATAACTCATTTAGTACAGTAGCTCCTGAAACTAGTAATGACCCAGTTACTGTAAATGTTGAGTTAAACAAAGTTGGTAGAGAAGGTGAAGGTGGTGACCTTATCATTGGTGGTAAAGAATTAGATTCTAACACTCCAGATACAACTGAAGGTAACGGAATTGATACATTCAATATTACTGTATTAGGTAACGAATCTAAACTTTCTAACTTAGGAACAATTGATTCTACAAATGGTGCTTTAAGAACTGTAAATATTGCATCTGAAGCTAGAACAGATTCTTATGCTTCATTAACAATTAGAGATGCATTTGGTGGAACTTTAGATACATTAAACGCTAATAACTTTAAAGGTGATTTATTAATCGGTACTGATGCACCTGCAAGTATTAATTCAGCTGCACATAATATTGATACTTTCACAGCTACTGGTGGTGGTGATGTAACATTAAACGAAGTAATTAGTGCAGATGGAGCTGGAGCTGGTTCTTTCGAATCTTTAGATAACAACGCATACTCTGTAACTACTGCTGGTGGTTCTGATACTATTAATGTTGATGCAAATTCTGGTGCTCAATTAACTGTTTCAACTGGAGCAAATGATGACACTATTGCTGTATCTATTGATGGTCAAGATGATTCAGGAAGTACTTTAACAAAAGCATTTATCACTTCTACAAGTGGTGATAACAAAGTAGAAGTTACTTCTAGTGATTCAGCTCACGAAGCTGATATTACTTTAGGATCTGGTGCTGATACTGTTACTGGTAACACTGTAAATATTACAGTTAGTACTGGTGCTGGTAATGATACTATTTATACAAGTAACACAGCTCAAAAAGCAGTTATTGTAAATGCTGCAGCTGATAATACAATTACTGGTGCTACAACAATTGCTGGTAATACAGGTGCTACTCCAGATCAATCTGAGTTATTATACGGAAGATCTGTTGTTGTTACTTTAGCAACTGCTGGTGTTACTGCAAATGATTTTACACAAGGTTATGAGTCTATCTCTGTAGATATTGAAGCAAGTAATGGTTACTTAACAACTACTGCTGACTTACACAATGCAATTGCAGAAGCTATCAATACTGACCCAGTTCTTTCAGAATTAGCAGAAGCTACTGTTGATTCAAATGGTACTTTAGTAGTTTCTTACAAAATTGATGGTGCTATTGATGTTGTTGCTGCTCCAGCTATTGAGTATACAATCTCTGGAGATTGGGCAGACTTAGATCCTAATGAACAAAATGGTATTTTATCTCAATTAGAAGTAGATTATTCTGATTCTGATTTAGTATTTGAAATTGCAGATGGTGCTAACAGTTTAGAAGCTGCATATGCTACTGCAAACATTACTACAGCGCAAGCAATTGATGATAATGGTAATGGACAAAATGGTTTAGCTTCAGCTAGTGGTGATAACAATGTTGTTAATGCTGGTTTAGGTGATGATGTTATTGTATTAAGTTCTGATGACAATGCAACTGATACTATCGAAATCGATGCAAATGGATTTGGAAATGATGTAGTTGTACATTTTGAAGTTGGTGCTAATGGTGATGTTATTGATTTCGCTCACTTAGATAACGTTACTTCAGCGTCTGGTTCTTCTGTATCTGAAATTGATGTTGCTGGTACTGTTGTTGCTGCAACTGCAATCACAGCTAACTCAGTTGTAGCAGTTGCTCTTACAGATTTAACTGATAATGATGCAGGTGCAACAGCAGCAATGACTTTTGATTCACTTTCAAATTCTGGTGTATTAGCAGAAATTAATGCTGGTGCAGACTTTGGTGTATCTGGTACTCCAGCAGACTTTGTTGGTAATTTAGTTAACTCTGTTTTCATGGTTGAAGATGATACAAACGATGGTTACTACAAAGTATTTGAAGTAGTATATAACACTGATACTACTAAATTTACAGAAGCTACTTTAGTTGGTACTTTAGACTTCGAAGCTTCAGTAACATTAACTGATGATAATATTGCATAA
- a CDS encoding SapC family protein, with amino-acid sequence MARKQRIFIENMTYHVLLNCLDHMGVFEKNVDKEFFLDLVAQYSQTYDVQIHSYILDKEYFEFLATSKLVDSIPKFMQSLGRLYVNYYNKKYDRSGTLWQGRYKSSLVEYKNYLFDVMSFIERRTKTKYSSLDKNLFDKKNPIITYHDEYKKLGYTQEDRIKKYKTFFDENTKEKDAFIFDCLQKQKITASKEFIKKLEDSLGLALHSKKRGRPKKIKKDKKMYKNLQILDKEKHKSLKVSDMNDLFFAKDLSILPVTLGEITAVGKVFPIVFVDGKNPSLSALLSLGGENLAINSEGKWITNYVPLALRKYPFSVASVKDNVDQKIIMIDEDSSLVSKSKGKLLFKKDGSQSELLENAIKFLMDNEKHVQITKKMVKEIVDSGILEEREVAIGEGDEKKVLVNGFKVVDREKLNKLSDDILASWARRGIILIIEEHLKTLDNINTLFELANQRQQ; translated from the coding sequence TTGGCTAGAAAACAAAGAATATTTATAGAAAATATGACCTATCATGTTTTATTAAATTGTTTAGACCATATGGGAGTATTTGAAAAAAATGTTGACAAAGAGTTCTTCTTGGACCTTGTAGCTCAATACAGTCAAACATATGACGTACAAATACACTCTTATATTTTAGACAAAGAGTATTTTGAGTTTTTAGCTACTTCTAAGCTTGTAGATTCTATACCTAAGTTTATGCAAAGCTTAGGACGCCTATATGTTAACTATTATAATAAAAAATATGATAGAAGTGGTACATTATGGCAAGGTAGATACAAATCATCTTTAGTAGAATACAAAAATTACCTTTTTGATGTTATGTCTTTTATTGAAAGAAGAACAAAAACAAAATATTCAAGTTTAGATAAAAATCTTTTTGACAAAAAAAATCCTATCATTACTTATCATGACGAGTACAAAAAACTAGGATATACTCAAGAAGATAGAATCAAAAAATATAAAACATTTTTTGATGAAAATACAAAAGAAAAAGATGCTTTCATATTTGATTGTTTACAAAAACAAAAAATCACAGCATCAAAAGAGTTTATCAAAAAACTTGAAGATAGTTTAGGTTTAGCTCTTCATTCAAAAAAAAGAGGAAGACCAAAAAAAATAAAAAAGGATAAAAAAATGTATAAAAATTTACAAATTTTAGATAAAGAAAAGCACAAAAGTTTAAAAGTTTCAGATATGAATGATTTATTTTTTGCTAAAGACTTATCTATTTTACCAGTTACTTTAGGTGAAATTACAGCTGTAGGAAAAGTTTTTCCTATAGTTTTTGTAGATGGGAAAAATCCATCTCTATCTGCATTACTTTCATTAGGTGGAGAAAACTTAGCAATAAACAGTGAAGGTAAATGGATTACAAACTATGTACCATTAGCTTTAAGAAAATATCCATTTTCTGTAGCATCAGTAAAAGATAATGTAGACCAAAAAATAATTATGATAGATGAAGATTCATCTTTAGTTTCAAAATCAAAAGGGAAACTTTTATTTAAAAAAGATGGTTCACAATCTGAACTTTTAGAAAATGCAATAAAATTTTTAATGGACAATGAAAAACATGTTCAAATAACAAAAAAAATGGTAAAAGAGATAGTTGATAGTGGTATCTTAGAAGAAAGAGAAGTTGCTATAGGTGAAGGTGATGAAAAGAAAGTTTTAGTTAATGGTTTTAAAGTAGTTGATAGAGAAAAACTTAATAAACTAAGTGATGATATCTTAGCTTCATGGGCTAGAAGAGGTATTATATTAATTATTGAAGAGCACCTAAAAACATTAGACAATATAAATACGTTGTTTGAACTTGCAAATCAAAGACAACAATAA